One Rhodobacteraceae bacterium M385 genomic region harbors:
- a CDS encoding carbon-nitrogen hydrolase family protein gives MKIATAAYSLDLLPDFTAYAEKQINWVREATREGADLLVFPEYGRMELAALSGPDAAADLEASLHAAHAYTEEADALMASLAEGYGVHILAASGPVFEEGAERPVNRASLFGPDGFLGDQDKQVMTRFEREKWDVVPGEPLEAIDTALGKIGTLICYDAEFPLLGRELIEQGAEIILCPSCTDSLAGYSRVRIGAMARALEGQCVTVQSPTVGDAKWSPATDENVGIASVYGPPDLGFPPTGIIAEGTLNTAGWTYAEIDPAAIARVRAQGSVFNHAHWPESHARADQSRKLRDLP, from the coding sequence ATGAAAATCGCCACCGCCGCCTATTCGCTGGACCTGCTGCCGGATTTCACCGCCTACGCCGAGAAGCAGATCAACTGGGTGCGTGAAGCAACCCGCGAAGGCGCGGATTTACTGGTGTTCCCGGAATATGGCCGGATGGAATTGGCCGCCCTGTCGGGGCCTGACGCGGCGGCGGATCTTGAAGCCAGCCTCCACGCCGCCCACGCCTATACGGAAGAGGCAGACGCACTGATGGCCTCGCTCGCGGAAGGCTACGGTGTCCATATCCTCGCCGCCTCCGGACCGGTGTTCGAGGAGGGGGCCGAGCGTCCGGTGAACCGCGCCTCTCTCTTTGGGCCCGATGGGTTTCTGGGGGATCAAGACAAACAAGTGATGACCCGGTTCGAGCGTGAGAAGTGGGACGTTGTTCCCGGAGAGCCGCTGGAAGCCATCGACACCGCCCTTGGCAAAATCGGCACGCTGATCTGCTATGATGCAGAATTCCCCCTTCTGGGGCGTGAGTTGATCGAACAAGGGGCCGAGATCATCCTTTGCCCCTCCTGTACCGATAGTCTCGCAGGCTATTCCCGGGTGCGCATCGGGGCCATGGCGCGGGCGCTGGAAGGGCAATGCGTGACCGTCCAATCGCCCACGGTGGGCGATGCCAAATGGTCCCCCGCAACCGATGAAAACGTAGGCATCGCAAGCGTTTACGGCCCGCCCGACCTTGGCTTTCCGCCCACAGGTATCATCGCCGAAGGCACGCTGAACACAGCCGGCTGGACCTACGCCGAGATCGACCCCGCCGCCATCGCCCGCGTGCGTGCCCAGGGCTCCGTCTTCAACCACGCCCATTGGCCCGAGAGCCACGCTCGCGCCGACCAAAGCCGAAAGCTGCGCGATTTGCCTTGA
- the infA gene encoding translation initiation factor IF-1 — protein MAKEEMLEFPGVVKELLPNATFLVELENGHTIIAHTAGKMRKNRIRVLAGDKVQVEMTPYDLSKGRINYRFK, from the coding sequence ATGGCTAAGGAAGAGATGCTCGAATTTCCTGGTGTCGTTAAGGAACTCTTGCCCAACGCGACATTCCTGGTCGAGCTCGAAAACGGCCATACCATTATCGCGCACACGGCAGGCAAGATGCGGAAGAACCGTATCCGGGTTCTGGCAGGCGACAAAGTCCAGGTTGAAATGACCCCCTACGATCTGTCCAAAGGCCGGATCAACTACCGCTTCAAGTGA
- a CDS encoding lytic murein transglycosylase produces MRMTRRTFGAGSACVALSGCVGGIGGGGRVGIGSAGDGGPSTDPDFMPQPNASYSEWLTGFRGRARAAGISDDTLTRGLRNAGYLPGVVERDRNQTEFRRTTEDYLALVAGDDDVSLGRSRFATHRSVLNEVEARYGVPAEICCAVWGVESRYGTRLGDIPVISAVSTLAWEGRRGRFFEAQTIAALRIIQNGDTTPDRLLGSWAGAMGHTQFIPTTYEEHAVDFRGDGRRDIWSSDPTDSFASTASYFSRSGWRTGEPWGMEVQLPSGFSATTGRDTRRSVASWRDAGVRRAGGGALPDHGSAAIYAPGGAGAPAWILFHNFNVILRYNNSTNYGIGVGYLSDRIAGGGPLRQEFGADASGLTQSQRRQLQEALNRAGYDAGTPDGVIGSGTEAAIEAYQAANGLPVTGEPSAALLRRLR; encoded by the coding sequence ATGCGGATGACACGGCGGACATTTGGTGCGGGCAGCGCTTGTGTGGCTTTGAGCGGCTGTGTCGGCGGGATTGGCGGCGGGGGTCGTGTGGGCATCGGCTCGGCCGGGGATGGCGGGCCTTCGACCGATCCCGACTTCATGCCGCAGCCCAATGCCTCCTACAGTGAGTGGCTCACCGGGTTTCGGGGCCGCGCAAGGGCGGCGGGGATTTCGGACGATACGCTGACGCGCGGGCTGCGCAACGCGGGCTACCTTCCCGGCGTAGTGGAGCGGGACCGCAACCAGACAGAGTTCCGGCGGACCACGGAAGATTACCTCGCCCTGGTGGCTGGTGACGACGATGTCAGCCTTGGGCGGTCGCGTTTTGCCACCCATCGCAGCGTCCTGAACGAGGTGGAGGCGCGCTACGGTGTGCCCGCCGAAATCTGCTGTGCCGTCTGGGGCGTAGAGAGCCGATATGGCACCCGTTTGGGCGATATTCCGGTGATCTCGGCGGTGTCTACGCTGGCATGGGAAGGCCGGCGCGGGCGCTTCTTTGAGGCGCAGACAATCGCCGCCCTGCGCATCATCCAGAACGGCGACACGACGCCCGATCGCCTGCTGGGGTCATGGGCTGGTGCGATGGGACATACGCAATTTATTCCAACCACTTACGAGGAACATGCCGTCGATTTTCGGGGCGATGGTCGCCGCGATATCTGGAGCAGTGATCCGACCGATTCCTTCGCCTCTACCGCGAGCTATTTCAGCCGCTCGGGGTGGCGCACCGGAGAGCCGTGGGGGATGGAAGTGCAGTTGCCCAGTGGGTTCAGCGCGACGACGGGTCGCGACACCCGCCGGTCGGTCGCCAGTTGGCGCGATGCGGGCGTAAGGCGTGCCGGCGGCGGCGCCCTGCCCGACCACGGATCAGCCGCGATATATGCCCCCGGCGGGGCCGGTGCGCCTGCGTGGATTCTGTTCCACAACTTCAACGTGATCCTGCGCTACAACAACTCTACCAACTACGGGATCGGGGTTGGATATCTGTCTGATCGCATCGCCGGAGGTGGGCCTTTACGGCAGGAATTCGGTGCCGACGCGAGCGGGTTGACCCAATCCCAACGCCGCCAATTGCAGGAGGCCTTGAACCGCGCCGGATACGACGCGGGCACGCCAGACGGGGTGATCGGATCGGGCACGGAAGCGGCGATTGAGGCCTATCAGGCGGCCAATGGGCTGCCGGTGACGGGCGAGCCATCGGCGGCGCTGTTGCGGCGGTTGCGGTAG
- a CDS encoding mechanosensitive ion channel, whose amino-acid sequence MNNMPEFLQPVLDLLAPVWATAMGWLLSPAAWSQFGLLLAAFLLAWVVNRRLQPILIRLLSPPVESDSILSTTRRFVLQFLPLLLPVLAYAFTAMAEQIVRSIFEAGEVIAFGKRVFLFLAARAVVRDIVKDPFLRLLGKYVLIPAAALYALGLLGVVTAQMQATVVPLGNLSFDLLWLVQLVVLGAVVFWLGRWSNDQSTTYISAQEDLRPATRQLAAKAAEIAIFGAAFLVLMNIMGISLTSLAVLGGAVGVGLGFGLQKIAANFISGVILLLEGQATVGDYVVLDGGEAGTIIKTTARAMILETFDGRWIVVPNEDFITTRVVNYSDSGSANRYEAAFSVSYDTDINLIPDIVGKAVAAHPDVLDTPYPPDCELRGFGDNGVDFAVEFWVNGIDDGDKKYTSDVLFVVWNALRDANIEIPYPQRVVHMKDPKSD is encoded by the coding sequence ATGAATAATATGCCTGAGTTTCTGCAACCCGTTCTTGATCTGCTGGCCCCCGTTTGGGCGACCGCGATGGGCTGGCTGCTTAGCCCCGCCGCTTGGTCGCAATTCGGCTTGCTTCTGGCCGCGTTTCTGCTGGCTTGGGTGGTCAATCGCCGCTTGCAACCGATCCTGATCCGCCTGCTGTCGCCCCCGGTGGAAAGCGACTCGATCCTTTCCACCACCCGCCGTTTCGTCCTGCAATTCCTGCCGCTTTTGCTGCCGGTTCTGGCCTATGCCTTCACCGCCATGGCCGAGCAGATTGTCCGCTCGATTTTTGAGGCGGGCGAGGTGATCGCCTTCGGCAAACGGGTGTTCCTGTTCCTCGCCGCCCGCGCCGTGGTGCGCGATATTGTGAAAGACCCGTTCCTCAGGCTTCTGGGGAAATACGTGCTGATCCCGGCCGCCGCCCTCTATGCACTGGGGCTTCTAGGCGTCGTGACCGCGCAGATGCAGGCCACGGTCGTGCCCTTGGGCAACCTGTCGTTCGACCTACTGTGGCTGGTGCAACTGGTCGTTCTGGGGGCCGTTGTCTTCTGGCTCGGGCGCTGGTCCAACGACCAATCCACCACCTATATCAGTGCGCAGGAAGACCTGCGGCCTGCCACAAGGCAACTGGCCGCCAAGGCCGCCGAAATCGCGATTTTCGGCGCGGCTTTCCTCGTGTTGATGAACATCATGGGCATTTCGCTGACCTCCCTTGCGGTTTTGGGCGGCGCCGTGGGTGTGGGGCTTGGCTTTGGCCTGCAAAAGATCGCCGCCAACTTCATTTCCGGCGTGATCTTGTTGCTGGAAGGTCAGGCCACCGTTGGGGACTACGTGGTGCTTGATGGCGGCGAGGCGGGCACGATCATCAAGACCACGGCCCGAGCGATGATTTTGGAAACCTTCGATGGCCGCTGGATCGTTGTCCCGAACGAGGATTTCATCACCACCCGCGTCGTCAACTACTCCGACAGCGGCTCGGCCAACCGTTACGAGGCGGCGTTCTCTGTCAGCTATGACACCGATATCAACCTGATCCCCGACATCGTCGGGAAAGCCGTCGCCGCTCACCCCGATGTGCTGGACACCCCCTATCCCCCCGATTGTGAACTGCGCGGGTTTGGCGACAATGGCGTTGATTTCGCGGTCGAATTTTGGGTGAACGGGATCGACGACGGGGATAAGAAATACACCTCTGACGTGCTCTTTGTGGTCTGGAACGCCTTGCGTGATGCCAATATCGAAATTCCCTATCCGCAGCGTGTGGTCCATATGAAGGACCCCAAATCCGACTGA
- a CDS encoding Maf family protein produces MKLILGSGSPRRVEILAVLGLTPDDIRPPDIDEDPLKDELPRAYVDRIIRGKAAAVSSDAGDVVLCADTTVAVGRRILGKPKDEAQAREFLTLLGGRRHRVLTGIAVLSDKGLSTRIVESRVKMKRLSKIELDGYIATGDWQGKAGGYAIHGPAGAFFPWISGSHSAIVGLPMVETAQLLQAAGIEVWKS; encoded by the coding sequence ATGAAGCTTATCCTCGGCTCTGGCAGCCCGCGCCGTGTGGAAATTCTGGCGGTTCTCGGGCTCACGCCCGATGACATCCGCCCCCCCGATATCGACGAAGATCCCCTGAAAGACGAACTGCCCCGTGCCTACGTGGACCGGATCATTCGCGGCAAAGCCGCTGCCGTGTCGTCCGATGCGGGCGATGTGGTGCTCTGCGCTGATACCACCGTGGCCGTAGGCCGTCGCATCCTTGGAAAGCCAAAGGATGAGGCTCAGGCCCGTGAATTCCTGACTCTTCTGGGCGGACGCCGCCACCGGGTTCTGACCGGCATCGCGGTGCTATCCGACAAGGGCCTATCCACCCGCATTGTTGAGAGCCGTGTGAAGATGAAGCGCCTCAGCAAGATTGAACTGGATGGCTACATCGCCACCGGTGATTGGCAGGGCAAGGCGGGCGGCTACGCCATCCACGGCCCCGCAGGCGCATTCTTCCCTTGGATATCGGGCAGCCACTCGGCCATTGTCGGCCTGCCGATGGTGGAAACCGCGCAGCTGCTTCAGGCGGCGGGCATAGAGGTGTGGAAGTCGTGA
- a CDS encoding nuclear transport factor 2 family protein, with protein MNTTDLITRYYAAFNAADTDAMIACLAPDVAHHVNEGAVRIGTEAFAAFCAHMTRCYRENLTDIVVMATPDGARAAAEFTVNGTYLQTDEGLPAAQGQTYRLPAGGFFSVADGKITRIVTYYNLADWMAQVSP; from the coding sequence ATGAACACCACAGATCTCATCACCCGCTATTACGCCGCGTTTAATGCCGCCGACACTGACGCCATGATCGCCTGCCTTGCCCCCGATGTGGCCCACCACGTGAACGAGGGCGCGGTGCGCATCGGGACCGAAGCTTTCGCCGCCTTTTGCGCCCATATGACCCGCTGCTACCGTGAAAACCTGACCGATATCGTGGTTATGGCCACCCCCGATGGTGCTCGTGCGGCGGCCGAATTCACCGTCAACGGCACCTACCTGCAAACCGACGAAGGCCTGCCCGCGGCGCAGGGGCAAACCTACCGCCTTCCGGCAGGCGGGTTCTTCAGCGTGGCAGACGGGAAAATCACCCGCATCGTGACCTACTACAACCTCGCCGACTGGATGGCGCAAGTCAGCCCATGA
- a CDS encoding GNAT family N-acetyltransferase, giving the protein MSLRVVALTGAALTAALPDLARLRIEVFRAFPYLYQGDEAYEAHYLRSYQDTPGAILMAAMDGARIIGAATGMPLVAHADAAQLSGPVPDVETIFYCAESVLLPAYRGQGIGHRFFDLREAHARALGHAHSAFCAVIRPADHPARPVGYSPLDPFWKARGYAPLPGVTAQFHWTDVGDTDETPKSLQFWMKRL; this is encoded by the coding sequence ATGAGCCTGCGGGTCGTGGCCCTTACCGGTGCGGCGCTGACCGCTGCACTGCCCGACCTCGCGCGCCTGCGGATCGAGGTCTTTCGCGCCTTTCCCTATTTGTATCAGGGGGATGAGGCTTACGAGGCCCATTACCTGCGCTCCTATCAAGACACCCCCGGCGCAATCCTTATGGCGGCCATGGATGGTGCGCGCATCATCGGCGCGGCCACGGGGATGCCCCTTGTGGCCCATGCCGATGCTGCGCAACTCTCCGGTCCCGTGCCGGACGTTGAAACGATATTCTACTGCGCCGAAAGCGTGCTGTTGCCCGCCTATCGCGGGCAGGGCATCGGCCACCGCTTCTTTGATTTGCGCGAGGCTCACGCCCGCGCCCTTGGCCACGCCCACTCCGCCTTCTGCGCCGTGATCCGCCCCGCCGATCATCCCGCGCGCCCAGTCGGGTACAGCCCCCTCGATCCGTTCTGGAAAGCCCGAGGCTACGCGCCGCTGCCCGGTGTCACGGCACAGTTCCACTGGACCGACGTTGGCGATACAGATGAAACACCCAAGTCCCTGCAATTCTGGATGAAACGCTTATGA
- a CDS encoding ribonuclease E/G: MKGTVVLLDEVAGRRAAALMVDGKLHDIFIDPPEGAAPGVGAISRAKADRPLKGQGGITLHLGNGDKGYMRRAKDIAPGDVFLVQVSGVAEPGKAAPVTPDLIFKSRYAIVTPRKPGLNVSRAIRDEDERDRLLEIAHESRAASDGYGLIIRSSAEGVLADEIQEDIYAMCKTATMVVSEQLGEPEWLLDADDAHTRAWREWDAPDEVIEGGFADNGVLEAVDAALAARQPLSGGAYAYVEATRALVAVDVNTGADHSLAAGLKANLALVRDLPRLTRIKGLGGQITLDLAPMPKRDRKQVEDAVKKAFRLGGGDVVVAGWTPLGMLELTRKRDRAPLAQVWPA; the protein is encoded by the coding sequence ATGAAAGGCACAGTCGTTCTTCTAGATGAAGTCGCAGGCCGCCGCGCCGCCGCGCTGATGGTGGACGGGAAGCTGCATGATATCTTCATCGACCCGCCTGAAGGGGCAGCGCCGGGTGTTGGCGCGATCTCTCGGGCGAAAGCTGACCGGCCGTTGAAAGGGCAGGGGGGGATTACCCTGCATCTGGGCAATGGCGACAAAGGTTACATGCGCCGCGCGAAGGATATTGCACCGGGCGATGTGTTTCTTGTGCAGGTCTCGGGCGTGGCAGAACCGGGCAAAGCGGCCCCGGTGACGCCTGATCTGATCTTCAAATCCCGATATGCCATCGTGACGCCCCGTAAACCCGGCCTCAACGTTAGCCGTGCCATTCGCGACGAGGACGAGCGCGACCGCTTGCTGGAAATCGCCCACGAAAGCCGCGCCGCGTCGGACGGCTACGGGCTCATCATCCGCTCCTCCGCCGAAGGCGTCCTCGCCGATGAAATCCAGGAAGACATCTACGCCATGTGCAAAACCGCGACGATGGTCGTGTCCGAGCAATTGGGAGAGCCGGAATGGCTGCTCGATGCCGACGACGCCCACACCCGCGCGTGGCGCGAATGGGACGCGCCTGACGAGGTGATCGAAGGCGGGTTTGCCGACAACGGCGTCCTGGAAGCCGTCGATGCGGCGCTGGCCGCGCGTCAGCCGCTCTCCGGCGGCGCCTATGCCTATGTGGAGGCCACCCGCGCCCTCGTCGCGGTGGATGTGAACACCGGCGCCGATCACTCTCTCGCGGCTGGGTTGAAGGCCAACCTCGCGCTGGTTCGGGACTTGCCGCGCCTGACGCGGATCAAGGGGTTGGGGGGGCAGATCACCCTCGACCTCGCGCCGATGCCCAAACGCGACCGCAAGCAGGTGGAAGATGCCGTGAAAAAGGCGTTCCGTTTGGGGGGCGGCGATGTGGTCGTGGCAGGCTGGACTCCGCTGGGGATGCTAGAGCTGACCCGCAAGCGCGACCGCGCGCCCTTGGCGCAGGTCTGGCCCGCGTAG